DNA sequence from the Alkalilimnicola ehrlichii MLHE-1 genome:
ACCTTTTATCGGGACGGCGACCAGACCCTGCAACTGCTGGTGCAGCGCACCCGGCGCCAGGGCCCCTATCTGGCACAGGACATGCGCCTACTCAACGATCTGATCCCGCACCTGCAACGGGCGGTGCTGATACAGCGCCAGATCGTCGCCTGCGAAGGACTGCACCGATCGGTCTCGGCCGCGGCCCGGCTGGCACCGCTGCCCTTTGTGCTGTTCAATGAGCAGGGGCGGGTGGTGCACCTGGAACCCACCGCCGAGGCCCTGATCGACAACGATCCACGCCTGCAGCTCCACCAGGCCCGGTTGACCCTGACCGTGCCCTGCCAGGGGCCACACCTTTCCCACCTGATCCGGCAGGCCATCCGTGCCGCCCTGGGCCATACCTGGTCCGCCGCCGGTGGCCTGCTCCGGCTGGATGCCCAGGGCAAGCAGCCGCTGAACCTGCTGGTGGCACCGTTACCCCCGGAAGCACGCCCCTTTCACCTCTGCCCCTACCCCGCTCACGCCGCACTCTTTCTGCATGACCCGGCACAGACCCGTCAGGTGGACCAGGGGTTGCTGGCGGAGCTCCATGGATTGACCGAGGCCGAGGCCCGGGTGGCGGCCGAGCTG
Encoded proteins:
- a CDS encoding helix-turn-helix transcriptional regulator; this encodes MSSQWVKVKGRCLSTLDDLVETLYTAAASSLGWDEFLQAVVRASDSRSARMLILNADADQVTSSIQWQIDPGYHQRYVDYYVNACPWRPELRQKPPGRLYSTYTDFSCPQPDYYRTEFFNDWAGPQDIHHGACGTFYRDGDQTLQLLVQRTRRQGPYLAQDMRLLNDLIPHLQRAVLIQRQIVACEGLHRSVSAAARLAPLPFVLFNEQGRVVHLEPTAEALIDNDPRLQLHQARLTLTVPCQGPHLSHLIRQAIRAALGHTWSAAGGLLRLDAQGKQPLNLLVAPLPPEARPFHLCPYPAHAALFLHDPAQTRQVDQGLLAELHGLTEAEARVAAELVTGASPGQVAELLGVTDHTVRTQLKSVFRKMRVSRQADLVRAVLTGPAYRCALGLPGFSLVPRH